The Alnus glutinosa chromosome 1, dhAlnGlut1.1, whole genome shotgun sequence region CGGCTGGCCGGGCTATtatggccagatccggccagtcGGCCAGGATCCAACCTTTCTGGACATATTCCAACCAGCCGGCCGGAATACGATCAGTTTCGTCGTCGGAATCTAGGCCAACCGGATTTTGGCGAAATTGACCTTAGGTTGTCGGATTTCGGTATCGGgaagatttcggtgatggtcgaTTGCTTTAACGTGAAAGTTAACTGTGTTGTTTAAAAGGGATCGAATGCGTCTAGCGTCTTTGGAAAATGATATAcgcttttaaaaaacataaaacattttctgaaatttactattatttccgctcctaccaaacaccaaaaaatgccaaaatcatttttcataaatcattttacaccgaaacaaacgaaacatACATTACTAGCTCACGCTATGAACTCCACTAAcaaacttgaaaaataaatCTTCACGTCAGAAATTGACGAATAGCATAAATTCTTAAAACCCTATAAAGAAGGGAGGAGGGACGAATGCCTATAAATGGAGTAGGAAGATATTTGTTAAAGTATGCTTAATTGAAATTTGATCCTACTATCATTTTACCAAAACTCTCTCATGCCTCACAAAAATTGACTTAAGCGTAGAAATGAACTTGTCAGATCCACCATCGGAGAACCTTTAACCTCCTTATGTCCTTCAGTCCTTGTGTGTCATCCTCTTGACTAGTAGCGTGCAGTCAGTGCCAGTCACTGTACGAACATGTACCATCAAACTTGTAAATTTCAGTGAAACGCATGAATAATGAtagttgtacaccaagtgtacaacaaattTATAACACCTTTTCATAAGAGGTGGCCCTCACACACTGTGGGGCCCATCCCTTATAAAGGGGTGTTGTGcatttgttgtacacttggtgtacaactaTCACTCCCCCGCATTCATAGCTTGTGTTATTTGTATTGCAATATTCTCGAGGTACACACAAtttgtacaattattattttttattttttaaagtaattagTGAATTGGAaggatatttttaaaaatgattatttcaaGTTGTTTATTTTCGAAATGATATATGTAGACACATGCTTGCACACATTAACTATTTGAATATCCATTGGTGTACCTTGAATTTACATTTAACAAcattttacaaaagaaaagtaaccaaaaaaaaaaaaaggaaaagtttgtAGAAAGTTAAAAAGGGGATAACTTTTCAcgggacataaattttttataaattggatTTTAGGCTTGTAGTTACAATTTAGcctctaaaaatatatatgtatattatttaaaagtgacatgtatctcttaacatataaaatatatttttttaataacccaTTCtcgcattttttttaatagcattatcaagaaaaacatgttattctcttacattcttAAAGAAAATGTATgtccattttctttttagtattttaataattttttattctttcattaaATACACGAGGAAGTCTTACataaataagaatattttgttAGATTCCAACAACTACAACAAAATCTTTCAATTATGCTTTGTtatgtgacaaaaaaaaaaaaaaaaaaaaaaaaaaaaaaaaaaaaaaaaaacttcacataAGCCTCttagagcatttctagtagcctcaccaaaatagctttttagttattttggtgagccaatttgataaaaacacgaaaaaaaatcactcccatcagcctcaccactttaaccaaaaagttttgataagtgaaattactcaccaattctgatgagtaatattcactcaccaattttatttctaatttctctctcacatgatcagcacacttttttccttttttctctcattttcttttcctatctCCCATATTTCTCACACGATATcattatttcatggacatgaaggtttctTTGTCCCTACATAAACTTTgtagttattttcattaaaaaaaaaaaaaacctttatttatcttttttcatttatctttattccttttttcattttttttttctttcttgaattttgttgagaatcaaatgaaaacttttgtgaatttcttagcaataatctaatctcaagatgaatGTGTATGATAGCTTGttatataaaaagattaaataaaaaaagaataaataaatctgaaaaaatattatttaaatgaaataatgatagtgaataattaaaatggtgagactggtgagagaattttaaaaaagtagctcACCAAAATGGAGAAAAATGAGTTTTAATTACTTTGATGAATAAAATTTGGTTAtactactaagaatgctcttataTCACCAAATCTAATCATGGTTGACCATCTCATATAAATTAGTACCTCTTACATAATGGAGAAGGATCAAGGAGCCCGTTAGTTATTTTAAAAGTGGTTAACAATTCTGTCCCTCTAATAATAACTAACTAGctactttttatttcaaataaaataaagacaattctattttatatataattgggACAAAAACTTATCAAGTACctcatattagagaaataatttttttacatttcttGTATATTTTCATGTGGATTTTATAGATGCAATGattgatttagaaaaaaaaatgtatgaaaaatGTACAAGAAATGTAAATGTAACATGTTTATTATATAGCTAATTGGGCATCTTGTCctctttttaaaaagaaaaaaaaaatattatattattgatGTATTTAAATTAGGAGCAATGCTAGATATACAATTCATTTACAACTCGTTTATAATTTGTTAACAAGTATCATCATTTCATTGATGCAACAACagccatttaaaaaaattattatcccTAATCATATGCTGACACATGAAATAGTAAGACTTAAGAGTACGTTATTAATAGGTTGTaagaccaaaatattttttaaaactagtTATGTTCATATTTCATAAGAAGAAATTATTAAAGTTACCATATATGATGCTATATTTTGAAGGCATTTTGCATGTGATTTGATTGTTTTAAAAGTAAGTACTATCTTTATCTAAGTTTATATGTTCCGGTCTATAAATGACATAATTATTGGTAACAAATGAAAGATATAGCgatattttaaaatatctttatttttagataaaaatcagttttttttttttttttttttttttttttttttaaatgtaagtGTAACATAAAAATTGATAAAGTAAGAATTTATAACAATTAagaaataaacatatattttgagACGTTAAAACAAATCTTAAAAGGAAATGActtttctacatcacattaccctacATTAATCCTACACTAAGACACATAGGCTGTGGAACCCATGCATGTGGGATCTCATATATGTGAGTCTCATATACATGGGTCTCACACCCAATGTGTCTTAACGTAGGATAATGTGCCATAAAAATAACACATCCCAATCTTAAAATGATACTATAACAACAACATGGTAAAAACTGTAGAGAATACTGGCAAAgtacttaatatatatgttaCCTGGATAGTGGAGGGCAGATACATCATTTCAATAGGGAGGTAAATTTTGCCGCTCATAATTTAGTCAAAGCGACATTTAAAATAAGTCACAAATCTGGTTTGGATTGAATAAATTCATTTTTGTATATTGgatattgttttgttataaCAAATTGCTCTAGCTCTATAGGTTgaataacataattttttattttttatttttatttttttttattttcttgttaaataaagaagaagaaacaagaaCAGCatgataaaaagttaaaaactatGAGATGTGAAAAGGGGACTAATTTggtgaaaataacaaaaatatcaaaagacATTTATTTTTGGAACATTGGGTTGGAAGAGATATTTTAACCAAATTTCTAAAAATGTCTAGTATTTTTGTCCcgaaaaattaaatggaaaatTTATTTTGGCTTTGTGCCCtctaataaaacaataaacacatcGGCATAATTTATGCAGGTCCCTATCAAAGTTATTATCTAACTTTCATTTGACTTAAATGAAGTGCAAACTCCCCAATGGCTCTTCCGGATAGGAATATGATATTAGGGTGTTGTTTGATAATCAACGTTACAAAATAAGGTAATGctttttactatttatttactttttcatatttttcaataacaatctacattaaaatattcttattattattattatttttttcactttttatatcacatcaacaattttttattactatttaaataaaaaaaattaactacaatataattttttttttttttcatttttctatacaaattctttttattttatatcacatcatcactttttactaatttcaaaattaacaacccattactctgttctgttcgtatctttgccaaacaagaccTAAATTTTTAGCATTTCAAATGATTCATCGCATCGGGGTTTAAGATAATCACAAAATCATGTGAGAAGATCTTTTGTGCTAGCTTTTCTGCATAACGCCTCATGCCCTCAACATAGATTGCCTTTCATTTTGGTGATTCCGAAACAAAAATCCTCGGTCTTAACCAAATaagaatatatttatttaccaataaataataaatttattttattggatTTGGGTATTCgaaaaattatacatttatttatttatttaatatttttggtattaaaaaaaaaaaaaaatcctttcatTGTAAAACAACCCGAAATTCTGTATCAGCTGGAGCCTGGAGCCACTTGGGCCATCGCCTTATAGAGGTAGCATATTTCTTTTAAGATAGAGTGGGATCAGTGAGGTGGGTTATAGTAAGGCGTAAAGGCCCATTTAAGTTAAGCCCACAGCCCAAACTTTGCCCAAACGGGCCGAACCATTTTTTCAAGCTCCTTCCTCCTTCGCAACGCTAGGGTTTAGTGCAACTTTCAATGAAATCCAAGCAAAACCCAAAACCTGGGAGACTGGAAGCCATTGCAACTGCAAGATGGCGGTGCAGCAGTTGCATTTCGGGCGCACGAAGAGCGTGGTGAAGCGATCGAAGAAGTACTTGGAGGAAGCGCTGTACGTGAGGCTCTTCAGGGAAGGTAGCTCGGAGGTGAGCGTGCGGCACCAGCTCAACCAGTTCCTCAAGAGCAACGAGCGAGTCTACAAATGGGAAGTCGGCAACAATTTCAAGAGGGTTTTCGAGCGCAAGGTCTACTACCCCAAGCGAGTCTACAAATGGGAGGTGGGCGACACCCTCAAGAAGCTTCGCGAACGCAAGCTCTACTACCCTGCTCTCAAGGTTCTCCTCCTAAAGCCATCCAATCTTGTTtctatatattctatatataacTATTTGGTTGTGGCTCTATCCCGGTTCGTCATATGCTAATAATTCTAGTTCATAACTTTGGGAGCTCTGTGATTTGGTGCCAAATTTGATGAAATGGGCTTGCTTCTTTGCGTTATAGCTTTAATATGGTTTTCAGCATTGCTGCGTTTTTTGTTGTATATAGAATTCAAGCATGTCGAAATGTGAATGCTGTATACAATATAGATCTATTCCCGGTTTGTATGTGTGACTTGTTGTGTAATTTGGGCATCAATCAATAGAATATCTCAACTCCACATCAAATTATTGCTCTCTTTGGTTCACCTAGGTATTGCATTTTGTTATTGTAGTAGCAAAATCTGCCCCTTGATTTAGTACCCTGTGTTGCCTCTTTGCTGAGCTTGCTCACTCTGAAGGTGGGGGCACCTGCTTGGTTTTATAGCATTCTCCATTCTGACGCACTTATTTCAGTTTTGTGATTTTAATCTGTACTACAAGTTATAGATTATTGGAGTCTTATTTTTAGTACTACAGCTTTCAGAAACTATGGCTAAAAGGGGCATGAATCAGACGGTCAGTGATCAAGCTATACATCTAGATCTAGTTGCCAAATCACGAGGTATTGCTGCTggagaaaattatttcattgaTCTTCCTGAATCGTCAAAAAATCATCTCTGTTATGGTGCCCTTCTCAATTGTTACTGCAAGGAACTGATGACTGAAAAAGCAGAAGCTCTCATGGAAAAGATGAAGGAACTCAACCTTCCTTTAAGCTCCATGCCTTACAACAGCCTTATGACCCTTTACACGAAAACTGGGCTGCCAGAAAAGATCCCAGCCATCATACAGGAAATGAAAGCCTCCCATATCATGCTGGATTCTTATACATACAATGTCTGGATGAGGGCTCTTGCTGCTGTCAATGATATTGCCGGGGTTGAAAGGGTTATTGATGAGATGAAGAGGGACGGCCGAGTTGCTGGAGATTGGACAACATATAGCAACTTAGCGTCAATATATGTTGATGCGGGATTGTTTGAGAAGGCAGAAAATGCACTTAAGGAATTAGAGAAGAGAAATGCCTGCCGAGACCTTTCTGCTTACCAGTTCCTAATTACGTTGTATGGTCGAACAGGGAAACTGCTTGAAGTTTATCGGGTATGGCGTTCTTTGAGGCTGGCTTTTCCTAAAACCGCAAACATAAGCTATCTGAATATGATTCAGGCATTGGTTAACTTAAATGATTTACCTGGAGCAGAGAAGTGTTTCAGGGAGTGGGAATCTGGGCGCTCAACTTATGATATCCGTATTGCTAATGCTCTGATAGGAGCTTATGCAAAAGAGGGTTTGCTAGAGAAGGCAGAAAAGCTCAAGGAGCGGGCTCGCAGGAGTGGAGCCAAGCCTAATGCTAAAACATGGgagatatttttggattattatttgaaaaatggGAATTTTAAATTGGCAGTAGATTGTGTTGCCAATGCAATATCTGTTGGTAGAGGGGATGGTCGGAAGTGGGTCCCATCATCTGTGATTGTAAGCAGTTTGATGGGGCACTTTGAGCAAGTGAAGGATGTCGATGGTGCAGAAGGTTTTCTGGAGATTTTGAACAAGGCT contains the following coding sequences:
- the LOC133866199 gene encoding large ribosomal subunit protein mL101 (rPPR4), which codes for MAVQQLHFGRTKSVVKRSKKYLEEALYVRLFREGSSEVSVRHQLNQFLKSNERVYKWEVGNNFKRVFERKVYYPKRVYKWEVGDTLKKLRERKLYYPALKLSETMAKRGMNQTVSDQAIHLDLVAKSRGIAAGENYFIDLPESSKNHLCYGALLNCYCKELMTEKAEALMEKMKELNLPLSSMPYNSLMTLYTKTGLPEKIPAIIQEMKASHIMLDSYTYNVWMRALAAVNDIAGVERVIDEMKRDGRVAGDWTTYSNLASIYVDAGLFEKAENALKELEKRNACRDLSAYQFLITLYGRTGKLLEVYRVWRSLRLAFPKTANISYLNMIQALVNLNDLPGAEKCFREWESGRSTYDIRIANALIGAYAKEGLLEKAEKLKERARRSGAKPNAKTWEIFLDYYLKNGNFKLAVDCVANAISVGRGDGRKWVPSSVIVSSLMGHFEQVKDVDGAEGFLEILNKAVENAGAEVFESLIRTYAAAGRTSPVIRRRLKMENVEVNETCLKLLETICVQ